The genomic window AATGAAAAAGTTTCTGTTCCTCTTGTGGTTTATGAAAGTGTAGTGCCCCATGGCAAAGCAAAACAGAAGCAGTCAGCATATATTTCTTCACATCACTTTCCATAATATCTCAAGCTCAATCCTTTACTATCTGCATTCAGCCCTCACCGATTGCTGTTGTTATTGGTCAGTACAGGAAGGGCACAATGTCTTGGCTCCCAGATTATGGAAACATAGCACCATATGCAAGTCCTAGTGATTTAACCCTCTAGGCAGGAAAGGCAGCTGTGTTTTCATCCTGCATTCAGTTCTAGATATTGTTGTGTACAATCTGTGCCATCTACTTCACTCACATTGGTTAAAGGGACACTTGAAATCCTGAAACTTCCTAAGGGACTCCATTCTTAAAGCTGACAGAGTGGATTACAGAAAAACTACACCTAGGATTAGTAAAACAATAAGATTTTTGGCAGGATATTAGGCTGTCTAAAGAAAGCTTAATACAGTAAGTTATATATACAGTTTCCATGATCCATATCAAATTTTTCACTTTAGGAAAAAATGTTTGCCCTTAAATGAAGACATTTGGAAACTACCCATTTTAATGTTTCATATTACTCATATTACTGCCCATATACTCTATTTCTCAAGTTAAAGTTGAAACCAGCTGCCAATGCATGTACCAGTCATGAAACCTGCCCGAGACTGAAAAAAGGGATGATATATTGGAAATGAAAAAAAGGCACCATATGGCTCACCTGGGAAAACTAGAATTCTCAGCACTTCTAGAGTAGTGCAGCCTGCTGCTTATGAAGTCCATGCTGCtccactccaggtgcctggaaaagctggatccagtcatgggaaacttcttccaggactggatccagcttttccaggcaccttaGGCAGCAGAGCAGCATttacttcaaaggcagcaggcatAAGCGAATTGCTGGACGCAATTCACTTTCTTTGTacttgtactgtaaattcacttatctctCTTACAAAACCACATAAAGGAAATTATCTACCAGTGTTTTACACTGGGGTAAAGTGAGTAGAGCTTTTATTCATGTATTTGACATTATAGTATCTTACATAGTAATTATAAGTGTTAACATAATATAAATGCTTACCCTCTGTAACATAAAGATATTTCCTCGTATATCCTGGATGATCAGCCACATGTTGCTGACTGCCTAAATTCAAAGCTGGACATTGGACCCTAAGTCATGCATGAATAAATGTCCTGATGTGCCCTCAAAGTCACAAACATGTCACACTCATGTTCCAAAACAAGTTTATGAACCTCTGTTTTCCAGCTAATGACAAGGAAGTACAAATAAGTACCAAATATTTATGCAGCTACGGTACAGTTTCCAACCAATTGGGTTCATGGGTGGATAAATGATGTTGTCATCTGCAGGTAACGCTTGACTTTTGGGCTTACTAGCTACATGTGTTATTGTATAGAAAATAGAGGAGAAGAAGTAGGTACAAATGTGTATAACCTGGGCACCATTGTTTATTTATGGCGTATTTACTTCACCTTCAAACCTAACAGTTTATAATGTCTTTTGCAGAGTACCTCCTGATGGAAAAGATTTAAAGGTGCTGACCACAATAAACCAGCCTTTATTGCCCACACCCATGACAGACTTGATGAAACATCTTCGATCTTTGCGAAGGAAACGAAGACGTGCTCGGCGGGTGCATCAACCTCGTTTAATGCGTGTTGGTTGCTCCCTGGGAACGTGCCATGTGCAGAATCTGAACCATCGACTGTGGCAGCTGATGGGACAAATGGGGAAAGAGGAGTCGCCAATCCAGTTGAGCAATCCTCATAGCTATGGTTGATTTGTGTAGGACAGACGTCTCCCCACAAAAGCATGGAATATTAGTTTACCAAACAGTGTCACTTCTGCTGCTTAGTAAATAGACTGCTTCTGACTCATAGTGTGTCTGAGTCATTTATACTGTGATCTCAGCGTAACACACGTAGGTCACATAGTGGTTGTGCTAGAATTCATAGCCTACAACCAGTCAAAGACTTTCCAATGTGAACAAGCTTGGAAGCTATTCTGAGCAAGTTGAAGCATATTTGTCACCATAAGTCACATATATACTGCTGAAACTGTATAATCTGCGTAGAAATTAAATAGTCATATCATATAGGATGTCAGTCATATTCATATATCTTGCAGAAGTCTACATTGGCCACTGCTAATATATTCTCATGAGAACCTACTGCTTCACATATAGCACAAATACTTGTAAATTGCACGTCATATTACtctatattacattttatattaacTTATATAAGTTATTTTTTCTAAAATGTCTACTGCAAACATACTTTGATATTCTTCTCAGGACAGCATAAGTCATAATCAGTTTTTCATGTTATAGTAGTCAATGGAAATAAACTAAGGGCAGATATAGAAAATAAATGGCCTCTGTGTCAAGAACCTCCATAGTCTTGCTTCTGTAACAAATCCCTTTCTTGGTGAAATGCTTTCTATGGTGGATCACAGTCCACCAGTAATTATAAGCCATATAAACCATTAACCCAATCATTCAGCACTGATGTCTTCATATGTGAGTGCAAGTGTTTACAGGGTACCTGTGCAGATCCAAAAGCTATATGGTCTGATCTGAAGTGAACCTTTCAGTGATTAGATCCTGAAGGGTAAATACTCCATCATGAGCATTTATGTTGTTTGTTTTACATGAAAAAAATGTATCACAAACAGTGCATTTCTTATTCGTATAATAATATTTTGCTGGTGATCTACATTATGAGGATAGTCTACATTGTTTAGTTGATGTTGGTTAACCTCAGGATCACAACAGGACAAGTTTTAGCATgcttaaaatattaataaaaaatgtgcACATCCTATATGCCTCTGTTTAATGGCACATATATAAAATAGCTATTGACAAAAAATCCAGATTTATGCCCGATTTTGCTGTACCAGGAATATCCATGTTTCTGCTAATCACAATAATCCACTGAAGGATATCAATGCTTTCTGGTATACTACATAACAAGGATGAATTATTGCTCAATAAGgcaagatatatatacagtatgttgtaaATGAGACATAGAAAGCATCACTGGTGCCCAAATACAGCATTTTGGGAACAAGTTAAGGCAGAACAGTGTTATGAATTTAGAGTACTTGTTCCCTATTACTTGAGAATTATTGCTCAAGTTATTACTTGAGAAACTGTATTATAAAACCTCTATATTTTCAGGGCTACTGCAACGTGACACACTTTCAGCCATTTTTTATGCACTTCAGCAAGTGAGGACATTTCTAGTTGCTGCTGAGCAACtcaaaaatagcatttttttgcCATAAGCACGGCTGCCTAGGTGGATAAAAGAGTGCTTATATATGGCCCACATTTTGAATAAATGATAAATATATTGTCCAgtaggggacatttactatgatATGAGAGAGGTAACTAATATAGATGACTAGTTGTGAAAGGGACAGAGCCCTATATGTTTATATTTCACCTGTACCCATATTTTATGATACAATAGTCTTTTCCTAGAGAAGAATGATATTGTTAAAATGCCTAGCACcctaattattttatatttattattgtgtATTTATTATTCTTGTTGTTATTCATATTTAATATTTCCTTTAATGTATTTGTTATATCTAATAATAAATGCATTTTGACATTAAGGAgattttgaggttttttttaacatttccttTACTTTTATGTTAGACTAAGGAAACTTTGCCAGGGAATCTGTAGTGTAATGAAGTAACACTCTGGAGACAGAGAAGTTGTTGAGGGAGAGTTATTTGGTAGAGGAAGGGCAGGAGGTTCCTCTGCAACTAAAGAGAATTTAGTTGATAGATGCAAGAGCAAACACAAAGATATCTCATTAGAAAGACCTATCTAgatttacattttaataaatattgCACTAAACCTCTGTAGGGTGACCCAATATTTATTTTTGATAGCAGGGCCCAGCATTTCCAAGCCATGCCTCTCCTTAATACTGTGACTAAGACACTATAATGACTGAAGGCGTCTTGGTGTATACAAGCACTTTGATAAATGATGCATTGGCTCAACAAATGGTCTAGAAATATTGGTAAATCACTAATCACCTAATTTactaaaaattactttttacccCAGAAAAAAAGCTCCAAAGTGGTGGCTACTGAGTCTCTGAATTCTGCTGCATTGCTTGTTCCTAAGTTCAATCCATTTATAGTAATAGAGACACCAAAActatagagagagagggagagagagagagagagagagagagagagagagaggagagagaaagagaggagagagagagagagagaggagaggagatagagagagagagagaggagataaagaaagaaagaaagaaagaaagaaagaaagaaagaaagaaagactgactgactgactgtgtGGTATACCTGAAATCTGTAGCCCTGTCTACCCCCTCCAGAAGATCCACACTCCTTAAAAAGTATATCTTTCTCCTCAAATCTCACCCATCtaggcagctgtcccttgtgtaaataccagtgttaatactatgtactgtatgtatatagtgtatctgTAACCACTTCTCCCTCCACATACCATCATTAGTACTATACTGTAAATTACtacacagcacagtgccagcctgttcagtccagttGACTTTCACAAGCATTATCACATGGCATAGTAGTAAGGAGGAGGTGAGTGCTGTTATTGGTCAGTCAAAGCTGGGTAAGTAAATGCCAATGTGTGTAAACTTGAGAGATTGAAAAATAGCTGAAAACCGTTAAGGGGCTCTTAAAGTGTCAGCAGTGAGAGGCCAAAAAATTAGGAATATATATATTGAACCTAACAGCAGGTGGAAAGCTAGAATTGTCAAAAAGTGTGAAGGGTCCCAGTGTATGAGAGAGGCTATTGATTTGGATGAAACTGtcaaatattaaataaatagtTGGGTAAGAAATGGATTGAGGGAGTGCCCATGTTGTTTATCAATCCATGGGTGAGATACCGTACTGTAGCAAACAAACAAACCAGCTCAACCTCTGTGTGTAGCCCGGCGCATGTGCTGAGTGGCATTGTGCAGTCCAACAAAGTCATAACTAAGGCCAAAATGCAAGGGCATCAGCATCTCCATATCTTTTAAGAAAAATCCACATTATTTTTTCTCGCCACTAGACTTCAATCACTCAATAATATGTAATGGTTCACACCATCAACTGACTTTTGGCATGGCATATGGACCTGTCCTTTGACACAGACTTACTGGGCAAATGTTCAGGATTATGTGAATAGACATTGGAAGCTTAAAATCCCGGTTGAAAgacaagcaactgcaacgatcagccgacatcgttcatgtcagctgattgttgccttctattacacaggatgattgtCGGCCCATATCGACCAAATATAGCTGATAAtgattccgtgtaataggaccttaagaccCTCCACTGATTTCTAAAGCAAGCTGCCAGAAGTGCACCATTATGCtcttcactccccagcttgctGTGATCTCTATCTCACTGCATGAGACAAGCTAAATTATACTTTTATAGAGCTTATGCAATGGTAGTGAGCCAAGGAGTGAAGTGCATATCTGAGTGCTTCTTCTGGCTTGTTTTAGAGATCATGACTCAGACCTCAACCAATCAATATTTTTGATTTGCCTTTGATATGCCTtcatatatacactgctcaaaaaaataaaaggaacactcaaataacacctcctagatctgaatgaatgaaatattcttattgaatactttgttctgtacaaaggtgaatgtgctgacaacaaaatcacacaaaaattattaatggaaatcaaatttatttaCCAATGGCAGCCTGGATTTGGActcacaaaattaaagtggaaaaacacactccaggctgatccaactctgatgtaatgtccttaaaacaagtcaaaatttgGCTCAGTGTTGTGTGTGGCCTccaggtgcctgtatgacctccctacaacacctggccatgctcctgatgaggtggctgatgGTCTCCTGAAGAaactcctcccagacctggactaaagcatccgtcaactcctggacagtctgtggtgcaacatgACGTTGggggatggagcgagacatgttgtcccagatgtgctcaatcaatTTCAAGTCTGGGGAACTGGCAGGTCAGTCCGTaccttcaatgccttcatcttgcaggaactgctgacacactccagccatatGAGGTGAATGGTGTATTtggcaatcctggtgttctctggcaaatgccaagcatcctgcaagatgttgggctgtgagcacaacccccatctgtggacgttaGGCCCTCaaaccatcctcatggagtcggtttctaaccaCTTGTGCAGACACATGTACATTTGTGGCccgctggaggtcattttgcagggctttggcagtgctcctcctgttcctccttgcacaaagatgGAGGTAGCAGTGCGGCTGCTGGGTTGTAACCCAtctatggcctcctccatgtctcctggcaTACTGGCCTGTCTTCTGGTAGCgactccagcctctggacactacgctgaaagacacagcaaaccttcttgccacagctcgcatcgatgtgccatcctggatgagctgcactacctgagccacttgtgtgggttgtagagtctgtcttatgctaccacgagtgtgaaagcaccaccaacattcaaaagtgactaaAACATCAgacagaaagcataggtactgagatgtggtctgtggtccccaccttcagaaccactcctttattaaGTGTGTCtggctaattgccaataatttccacctgtcgtctattccatttgcacaacagcatgtgaaattgattgtcagtcagtgttgcttcctaagactgggttcacaaaactagcggaattgtccgccgcggaatgccattagcctcagcctccctctcataatgtgagtctatgggaggcgcgcgctgctgttctcacagcgtctctccgcgctgaagaatgaacatgttcattcttcagcgcggacagagcaggagcgcgtgcctcccatagactcccattatgaggggGAGACTAACAGCAATTGCACAATACTTAAAGTGAACCAGTCAGCATGATCAGGCTTCTAACTGGCCTCTTTGCCTGACAATCCCCCCTGCAGAGTGCGTGACTTGTTATGGCTGGGCTCCACCCTGATGCATAGTTCCCAGCATTCTGCCTACCCCTTGCTTTGAATTAAAAGATGATTTTCCACCAGATATAGTCACAGAACAAGAATCTGAAGATGCTGATTGATTCGCTTTAAAGCAAATAAAAAGCATACAGTCTGCAAAATCCTTAATGGTCATGGAATGTTGATGGCGCAAATTATGGTAAAAACATGGGTggacatgtatcaaggcaaaactgCATACTTTTTtgtggaaaggggcgatttgcgaatattttatccgcaaaacggccatttgcgaataaaatattcgcaaatcgcccctttccgccgggtacgccggggggcgggaagggggtgtggaggggtcgGAACGGGGGGCCCgcgatttattatttttaacactaaaagatacgccggaaacctactccacctttcaggtggcgtaggttttcggctctgcacaccgacgcgcacgggatttatgtagaggcagtccgcctctacataaatccccgtagcgccggagatgcggggacatttataagtctggcgtaaaaaacgccggacttaataaatgtcccccatagtctaccACAGAGGTGACAACATTTGGCTAAAATGACTGCAATAAGTTTTGTAGAGTTTGGAGAATGACATTTTGATTTGGTCCATTAAAACCAAGGTTACACATACTTTCGAAACCTCCTTACTTGTGAGTCTATAAAAAGGAAAGTCTTGTAGATCATTGACCTTGTACAATATATTCGTTCAGCCACTATAGCCTGTTCAGTGTCATAGCCGGCCATGCAAACCATGTGTACGTCACAAATGAACTGTCTAACCTTTAAGTAGCCTGAAAGATGCTGATGGTGGTGATTTTGGAAGAGAGGAAAAAACACAAGAGCACTCCAACAAGTACTGTAAAATGGTCTGTGTTAAATGAACCTGAATCGGATCAGTCCAGCAACTACTCAATTATCTTTCCACAGTCTCTAATGCACAAAAGGGCACTACAAATGCAGTTCAATAATTCAATCCCATCGATATACAGGGTTTATCTAAATATTACCCAACAATATATCTTACTGCATGCCTTGTACTCTGCTCTTGCCTTATACCTTCCtgtttaaaggcaatctgtcagtaCCCGGAccctacccaaggtgctgacagtgtgctgtagctggcagtcccctagtgagcatggtgccttttggtaatttgtccgtgcagtggattatgcataaTCCTACTGTAAAGAAGTGtcagaggagttgtttgtgccacactctggcagcCTCACCACTTCTTACTCCTCCCTAGACCACCTAGAGTAACCCcttgaccacagctccaacaaatTTAGAATCAGAGATTCAACTgtatctgaatgtttctttcagacataaactgcctacagaggactgatctgcaatcagagacactgactgacagctgagcaaacatgaggccaggcagcattaattattcatgaagaagagggaggataaAGGAAGggtgaggcatgccagagtgtggcacaaacaacactttgatacttcattacagtagcattgtgcataatccacttcatttatgttgaattgggatccaattcaccatagcacacaatggaacgtgcgtCCGGGGCTGCACTTTTtaatgtgtgaactgacagttctgtgcggcggCTAggcaatgaatagcggcagcacaaaacTAAGATTTCGGTTTTCCATGCAGCCGCTTGCAATATCGGCCAGAGGGTATACTATGTGCAAATTGCaaccgtgattaattcaaaaaatacattgtgtgaacttagcctcataGTTTATAAATATTCTTCAAGGCTGGAATCACgcacagcaggtttttttttgccaaaaccagaagtcgATACAACAGGAcaaagaagtacaagtcctccctttaaactttccatcccatttgaatacACTTCGgggtttggcacaaaaactggaGTGGCAGTTTTCAGAAAAACTGGCATGTATGAAACCAGCATAAAGGAAATGATTTTAGataataaagttaaaggggttatccagcgctacaaaagcatgggcactttcttccagagacagccccactcttgtctccagcttgggcggggttttgattctcagttctattgaagtgaatggagcttaattgcaaaccgcacctgaactggagacaagaatcgtgttgtctctgaaagaaagtggccatgattttgtagcgctaAATAACTCCTTTAAACAGTTTGCTGCAATACTCCCAAGGAAATCAGCAAATAAGTGACAAGTAAAAATACTCATTCACTCTGCTTCAAACCTGCAGTCAAATTAGAATTCCTAGTGAAAACTAGTTGTTGATATCACCTGGCCTGATTTCAAGTATAACATTAGGCTAGATTAAAATTATGCCCATtcataaaacacattaaaaagtgCCCATGTTGGTTGTGAGTATGCTGTAGGGAAAGTGGCAATGAGCCACTTTAACTTGGTCTGTGTATTTAGATGCACAGCTTCAGCAGCAAACAAAATCTTTATTCCCAATTAACTTTGTGTAGTGCTACAAGATTAATTTTACCTACTGAGCTACAGCTGCAGTCCCCAGTAACACAGTGAATTGCATGCAATCTTGTGGATGGTTAATCTTTTACTAcaattttgtattaataaaaaaaaaattaaagtatatCCAGGACTTAAATGCAAGGGCGTACCTAGAAATTTCATGTCCCAGAGATTCTGACAAGTGATGTATGCACTATAATATATTGGGCTAATTGGTGTGCAGGGTGTTGTTATGGTCTGGGACCCAAATCCCAAAGCACATACCACCCCTCTCCCCTCAAGAAAATACACatgtatagctattatataataTTGTAGCCTGATATACCGGGAGCAAATATTACaaattaaaataatttaatatattacCTCTATACTATTACTGAACAAATTGCACTAAGACCAATAACACCAATGATGCAACTATACAACTACACTACCCGGGACTAAATAATGGCACCATACTGTtattgaataacatccactgtacaatgACCAGTTGTATACACTGTGACATAATAGtggtagttactagagatgagcaaacttgccaaaagtttgggttcacaaTAACCCAAATGATCATCATTTGTATCCTGCAGCCCGGAGAATGTGGATGCAGCCcagggactgcctggaaaacatagatacagcataTGAATGCCCTGAAGAACAGTAAGCGATTACATTACAGTTTCATCCAGTGACTGGATGGTCTTCCCTGACTGACGTCCACAACATTCGGTATCTTTGtttcatcccctcccccacaataACATTTCCAAACAGACAGTGGCAAGTATTGTGATTAAAGGGTAGTACTGCCCCACATGTTGACAGTGTTACAGtgcccctctctcacagacttgtCCTTGTGCTCCCATTTGTCATAGAGTGCTCTGTATGCCACTCTTTCACAGACTGATCCTAATGTCCCCTTTTATTGCAGATAGCTTTTTATGTCAACCCTCACAAACTGCTTATAATTCTCCCATTTCCCACAGACTGCTCCTGATGGCCCGTCACTCACAGGCTGCTTCTTATGCCTTCTCTGACTGATCCTCATTCTGCCTTGCTTATAAACTGCTACTTGTGCCCTGATTTCTCATAGATTTGTTTGCCATGAATCTGCTCTTTATGCCCCTATTTATCATAGATCACTTTTCATCTCCCCATTTCTCATACAGAGCACTCTTTGTCCCCTCTTAAATATTGTTCTT from Dendropsophus ebraccatus isolate aDenEbr1 chromosome 1, aDenEbr1.pat, whole genome shotgun sequence includes these protein-coding regions:
- the ADM2 gene encoding protein ADM2 encodes the protein MRSWMALSLPFISLLCVQQLQGCLALPSPQLPQLPASRVPPDGKDLKVLTTINQPLLPTPMTDLMKHLRSLRRKRRRARRVHQPRLMRVGCSLGTCHVQNLNHRLWQLMGQMGKEESPIQLSNPHSYG